The following proteins come from a genomic window of Gordonia westfalica:
- the uraD gene encoding 2-oxo-4-hydroxy-4-carboxy-5-ureidoimidazoline decarboxylase, which yields MRPDENRVADEHGEIGPFNELSTEECVERLLACCSSPTWARRVADHRPFADAHALLDRADQILAELTEADVDEALAGHPRIGDRPDNASSAREQSGVSGADAAVIDELKKYNAAYEDRFGHVYLVFANGRPAEQLLGILEDRIANDPATERRLLRGELAKINRSRLIRMLATHDTDEGASA from the coding sequence GTGCGCCCAGACGAGAACCGCGTTGCCGACGAGCACGGAGAGATCGGTCCGTTCAACGAGCTGAGTACCGAGGAGTGCGTCGAACGGCTTCTCGCCTGCTGCAGCTCTCCCACCTGGGCGCGGCGAGTCGCAGACCATCGTCCGTTCGCCGACGCGCACGCGCTGCTGGACCGGGCGGATCAGATCCTGGCCGAGCTGACCGAGGCCGACGTCGACGAAGCCCTCGCCGGGCACCCCCGGATCGGTGATCGGCCCGACAACGCGTCATCCGCCCGGGAGCAGTCCGGGGTTTCCGGCGCGGACGCCGCGGTGATCGACGAGCTGAAGAAGTACAACGCGGCCTACGAGGACCGGTTCGGGCACGTCTACCTGGTCTTCGCCAACGGTCGTCCGGCGGAGCAACTGCTCGGAATCCTCGAGGACCGTATCGCCAACGACCCCGCGACCGAACGACGTCTGCTGCGCGGCGAACTGGCGAAGATCAACCGCAGCCGACTCATCCGTATGCTGGCGACACACGACACCGACGAGGGAGCCTCCGCATGA
- the uraH gene encoding hydroxyisourate hydrolase, whose amino-acid sequence MTGLSTHVLDATSGSPAVGVEVSLQDASGTELSSATTDSDGRIGKVNTEALVPGIYHLVFDTGNWFADNDIKGFYPEIDICFEVDDADRHYHVPVLLSPFAYSTYRGS is encoded by the coding sequence ATGACCGGCCTGTCCACCCATGTACTCGACGCGACGTCGGGCTCCCCGGCCGTCGGCGTCGAGGTGTCGCTGCAGGATGCCTCCGGAACCGAATTGTCCTCGGCGACCACCGATTCGGACGGACGCATCGGGAAGGTGAACACCGAGGCCCTCGTCCCCGGTATCTACCACCTGGTCTTCGACACCGGGAACTGGTTCGCCGACAACGACATCAAGGGGTTCTATCCCGAGATCGACATCTGCTTCGAGGTCGACGACGCCGACCGCCACTACCACGTCCCGGTGCTGTTGAGCCCCTTCGCG